From the Brevibacillus choshinensis genome, one window contains:
- a CDS encoding GNAT family N-acetyltransferase, producing the protein MIVLETERLYLRYQTEDDAAFILELVNDPAWLQFIGDRGVRTLEDARSYIVNGAIRSYEKDGFGFYLVERKEDHALIGMCGLVKRDGLEDVDIGFAFLPAYRSQGYAHEAASAVMQYAIQTLGLTRVVAITTQDNHASGSLLEKIGLRFERLIQMPNDPEVLKLFVYDTSLSVSESEASQ; encoded by the coding sequence TTGATCGTATTGGAAACAGAACGGCTCTACCTGCGCTACCAAACAGAGGACGATGCCGCTTTTATTCTCGAACTCGTAAACGACCCTGCTTGGCTACAGTTTATCGGGGATCGCGGTGTCCGCACTCTCGAGGACGCCCGCTCCTACATTGTGAATGGTGCAATCCGCTCCTATGAAAAAGACGGATTTGGCTTTTATCTCGTCGAACGCAAAGAAGACCACGCCCTGATTGGGATGTGTGGCCTGGTGAAAAGAGATGGGTTGGAAGATGTCGATATCGGATTCGCTTTCCTGCCTGCCTATCGGTCACAAGGCTATGCCCACGAAGCAGCCTCCGCCGTCATGCAATACGCCATTCAAACATTGGGTCTTACAAGAGTGGTCGCGATTACAACGCAAGACAATCACGCTTCCGGCAGCTTGCTAGAAAAGATCGGCCTGCGATTCGAGCGTCTGATTCAGATGCCAAATGATCCAGAAGTACTCAAACTGTTCGTCTATGATACGTCGCTTTCCGTTAGCGAATCAGAAGCGTCACAGTAA
- a CDS encoding DUF2621 domain-containing protein: MSQMSTGFSLFIVGWSILLVGLMGIGGYFMFRKFLKSMPKNDGKSDLDWQDYYIDQTRSLWTEDGLTLLNELVDPVPQLFRDVARRSIAAKIGQIAMEEKASTITIDLIVKGYIVATPKRDHKWLIAHLKDKQIDYTRYEQYLNAEG; encoded by the coding sequence ATGTCCCAAATGTCCACAGGGTTTTCCCTGTTTATCGTCGGTTGGTCCATTCTCTTGGTAGGCTTGATGGGGATCGGCGGGTATTTCATGTTTCGCAAGTTTTTAAAATCGATGCCCAAGAACGATGGAAAATCAGATCTCGATTGGCAAGATTATTATATCGACCAGACTCGTTCTCTCTGGACCGAAGATGGTCTCACCCTTCTCAATGAACTCGTCGATCCAGTTCCGCAGCTGTTCCGTGATGTGGCGAGACGATCGATAGCGGCCAAAATCGGTCAGATCGCCATGGAGGAAAAGGCGTCAACAATCACAATCGACCTGATCGTGAAAGGTTACATTGTCGCCACACCGAAGCGTGACCATAAATGGCTGATCGCTCATTTGAAGGACAAGCAAATTGACTACACTCGATACGAGCAATACTTGAACGCCGAGGGCTGA
- a CDS encoding VOC family protein, whose translation MMSKVGQIMLYVNNQDGAKDFWTEKVGFHVISEENNGQGMRWIEIAPTKGAETSIILHNKEFVAKMSPGLNLGTPSLMFFTENLDQLHRDLSNKHVKVGEIVNMPSGRVFNFADDEENYFAVMEKK comes from the coding sequence ATGATGAGTAAAGTCGGTCAAATTATGTTGTATGTAAATAACCAAGATGGGGCTAAGGATTTTTGGACGGAAAAAGTAGGATTTCATGTCATTTCTGAAGAAAATAATGGTCAAGGAATGAGATGGATTGAAATTGCTCCGACAAAAGGCGCAGAAACTAGCATCATTCTGCATAATAAGGAATTCGTTGCTAAAATGTCACCTGGATTAAATCTCGGTACACCTTCATTAATGTTCTTTACGGAAAATCTCGATCAATTACATAGAGACTTATCAAATAAACATGTAAAAGTCGGAGAAATTGTAAATATGCCTTCTGGAAGAGTATTTAACTTTGCAGATGATGAAGAAAATTACTTTGCAGTAATGGAAAAAAAGTAA
- a CDS encoding GNAT family N-acetyltransferase — protein sequence MINHNQVEIVEVHAGNWYECCQLEVDESQKGHIETNAVSIAQSKFEPTLKPFAILFDGKIVGFLMFNSALEELDGYWIYRIMVDKNNQNRGIGKRATQLMIQEMQKLPAANRIVVGYHPANKEAHQLYAGLGFIDRGDRFGKEMAVVLEF from the coding sequence ATGATCAATCACAATCAGGTAGAAATCGTAGAAGTACATGCTGGGAACTGGTATGAATGCTGCCAGCTAGAGGTCGATGAAAGTCAGAAAGGGCATATCGAAACAAATGCCGTTTCGATCGCACAATCGAAATTTGAACCTACGCTAAAGCCATTCGCAATCCTTTTCGATGGCAAAATAGTGGGCTTTCTCATGTTTAATTCGGCGTTGGAAGAGTTGGATGGATATTGGATATACCGAATCATGGTGGATAAGAACAATCAAAACAGAGGTATTGGTAAAAGAGCCACCCAGCTCATGATTCAGGAAATGCAGAAACTACCGGCTGCCAACAGAATTGTAGTCGGTTATCACCCTGCAAACAAGGAAGCACACCAACTGTATGCCGGATTAGGTTTCATAGATCGGGGAGACCGATTTGGAAAAGAAATGGCTGTGGTACTGGAATTCTAA
- a CDS encoding MFS transporter: MRVLLFVVLFLVSFDMHAQTPLLAPYLNILGVSAAMIGFVLGGYAISNLTGNLLAGPFLDRYPKKWFISIGLILAGVMLIGQGVVQHTEGFFAFRLMLGFLMAFVSPACSALLGETGKTAVEQGQIMGKKGLVLTSAGIVSPAVGSFLAVQFGYSQSFIILGYIMMIAGVFAWLVLPVRVAGSELRASLSPATKKGKGKTSLSAVLENRLLYPAFLGGFAIIYAQGTIIYEVPLLIQKQGLSPAVTGLLFSLKGLGALAILCQFWLYKVSVEQRIFAGLGVLSLLLYTMAIGVAIPLQIMMFLLGACFGMLFPALATLLTVHSPRELYGSVFSIYSAVLSIGAVLSPIIAGLLGNWHHSYFIAFFVTAGVCLAGGIHRLLLSGVTR, from the coding sequence TTGAGGGTTCTCCTGTTTGTCGTGTTGTTTCTCGTATCGTTTGATATGCACGCGCAGACGCCGCTATTGGCGCCGTATTTAAACATCCTGGGAGTGTCTGCAGCGATGATCGGTTTTGTTCTGGGAGGGTACGCGATTAGTAATCTGACAGGAAATTTGCTGGCAGGTCCCTTTTTGGATCGATACCCGAAGAAGTGGTTTATCTCCATAGGACTCATACTCGCAGGGGTGATGCTGATCGGTCAGGGTGTCGTTCAGCACACAGAAGGTTTTTTTGCCTTTCGACTCATGCTCGGTTTTCTGATGGCTTTCGTTTCTCCTGCTTGTTCAGCGCTGCTAGGCGAGACAGGAAAGACAGCGGTAGAGCAAGGGCAAATTATGGGTAAAAAGGGATTGGTCCTGACGTCCGCAGGGATCGTTTCACCTGCAGTAGGGAGCTTTTTAGCCGTACAATTTGGCTATAGTCAATCCTTTATCATCCTGGGCTATATCATGATGATCGCAGGTGTATTTGCATGGTTAGTCTTGCCTGTACGAGTAGCCGGGAGCGAGTTGAGAGCAAGTCTCAGTCCCGCCACCAAAAAAGGAAAGGGCAAGACCAGCCTCTCTGCAGTCTTAGAAAACCGCCTGCTCTATCCCGCCTTTCTCGGAGGCTTCGCGATCATATACGCGCAAGGTACGATTATTTACGAGGTTCCTTTATTAATTCAAAAACAAGGCCTTTCTCCAGCGGTGACTGGTCTGCTGTTCAGTCTCAAAGGCTTGGGTGCGCTTGCGATCCTCTGTCAATTTTGGTTGTACAAGGTATCCGTCGAGCAACGCATATTTGCGGGTCTGGGTGTACTCAGTCTTCTACTCTACACGATGGCCATTGGCGTAGCGATTCCGCTTCAGATCATGATGTTTTTGCTGGGTGCATGTTTCGGCATGCTGTTCCCTGCTTTGGCCACCCTATTGACCGTGCATTCGCCACGAGAGCTGTATGGGAGTGTGTTTAGCATTTATTCCGCAGTGCTGTCTATAGGTGCTGTCTTGAGTCCGATCATTGCCGGTCTGTTGGGGAACTGGCATCACTCGTATTTCATTGCTTTCTTCGTTACGGCTGGAGTGTGTCTGGCAGGTGGGATTCATCGCCTCTTGCTGAGCGGGGTGACCAGATAG
- a CDS encoding mismatch-specific DNA-glycosylase yields the protein MVHFTEKWLPTYIRRDLAVLFCGINPGRISATSGYHYANPANLFWRGLYEGGLTPHRFAPEETATLLEYNYGITDLVSRPTRSSTDLRGEDYTNGAEQFVQMIQTYRPRVICFNGITAFRHATGQKKEAVSLGLQLDRAFGTESWPGSYLFVIPSTSGANASFTREERLAMFGQLSQFLQEKGWHPLH from the coding sequence TTGGTACACTTTACGGAAAAATGGTTGCCTACTTACATACGCCGCGATCTTGCTGTCCTATTTTGTGGCATTAATCCGGGGAGAATCTCTGCCACTTCCGGGTATCATTATGCCAATCCTGCCAATCTTTTTTGGCGAGGCTTGTATGAGGGCGGATTGACTCCGCATCGATTCGCTCCTGAAGAAACGGCTACCTTGCTGGAGTATAATTACGGAATTACTGACCTTGTCTCCCGCCCGACTCGTTCTTCTACGGATTTGCGTGGGGAAGATTATACAAACGGTGCGGAGCAGTTTGTACAAATGATCCAAACTTACCGACCACGTGTGATCTGCTTCAACGGGATTACTGCTTTTCGGCATGCCACTGGTCAAAAAAAAGAAGCCGTTTCCCTCGGCCTCCAGCTAGATCGTGCGTTTGGAACAGAGAGTTGGCCAGGTAGCTATTTGTTCGTCATTCCTTCGACCAGTGGCGCAAATGCATCCTTTACCCGCGAGGAACGTTTGGCGATGTTTGGTCAGCTCAGTCAGTTTTTGCAGGAAAAAGGCTGGCATCCCCTACACTAA
- a CDS encoding carboxypeptidase M32, whose amino-acid sequence MTTNLESRATAFRDFVKKMTSYNQALAVLHWDKATQAPRKGMEARSEVIGTLAGEQFKLATSKEMEDYLETLSEPAALESLDDVTRHTVLECKKEFDRNKQIPAAKYQEFVVLTSQAETIWEEAREKNDFSMFQPYLEKIVNFQLEFIEYWGHDGKNKYNTLLDLYEPGMTVDQLDPIFATLREKTVKLVSAISDSPNKPDTSFLKRHFPIAEQEAFSRFVLERIGYDFQAGRMDRSVHPFCTSFNPGDVRITTRYDANEFNSALFSCIHEAGHAMYEQNIDPQLLFTPLCDGTSMGIHESQSRFWENMVGRSLPFWNGLYSDLQKAFPAQFDGVSVDSFYRAINEVTPSYIRTEADELTYNLHVMIRYEIEKGLINGTLKVADLPTIWNERMEEYLGVVPPTDTLGVLQDVHWSGGSFGYFPTYSLGNVYAAQFAHVMEQEINGYEDLVAKGEFGPIRQWLKEKIHQYGKMKSPQELVHAITGEGTNATYLMNYLEKKYSAIYKP is encoded by the coding sequence ATGACCACTAATCTGGAATCACGCGCAACCGCTTTTCGTGACTTTGTGAAAAAGATGACGAGCTACAATCAGGCACTCGCCGTCCTCCACTGGGACAAAGCGACCCAAGCGCCAAGAAAAGGGATGGAAGCCCGTTCCGAAGTCATTGGCACGCTGGCAGGCGAACAGTTTAAGTTAGCTACCTCAAAAGAGATGGAAGACTATCTGGAGACGCTCAGCGAACCTGCTGCCTTGGAGTCGCTCGACGATGTGACCCGTCACACGGTGCTCGAATGTAAAAAGGAATTCGACCGAAATAAACAGATCCCCGCAGCCAAGTACCAGGAGTTCGTCGTGTTGACCTCACAAGCAGAGACGATCTGGGAAGAAGCCCGCGAGAAAAATGATTTCTCCATGTTCCAGCCTTACCTGGAAAAAATCGTCAACTTCCAGCTGGAGTTCATCGAGTATTGGGGTCATGACGGGAAAAACAAGTATAACACACTCCTCGATCTGTACGAACCAGGGATGACTGTCGATCAGTTGGATCCTATCTTTGCTACTCTGCGTGAAAAGACAGTCAAGCTCGTTTCTGCTATTTCCGATTCACCAAACAAGCCTGACACATCCTTCTTGAAAAGACATTTTCCAATCGCAGAACAAGAAGCCTTTAGTCGCTTTGTTCTCGAGCGCATCGGCTACGACTTCCAGGCTGGACGTATGGACCGCAGCGTTCATCCATTCTGCACCTCTTTCAACCCTGGAGACGTACGCATCACAACACGCTATGACGCGAATGAATTCAACTCTGCGCTGTTCAGCTGCATCCATGAAGCAGGGCACGCCATGTATGAGCAAAACATTGATCCTCAGCTATTGTTTACCCCGCTCTGCGATGGTACTTCCATGGGTATTCACGAATCGCAATCTCGCTTCTGGGAAAACATGGTTGGACGTAGTCTGCCATTCTGGAACGGCTTGTACAGCGATTTGCAAAAAGCATTCCCTGCTCAATTTGATGGTGTCAGCGTAGATTCGTTCTACCGCGCCATTAATGAAGTCACTCCTTCTTACATCCGTACCGAAGCAGATGAGCTTACTTACAATCTGCACGTCATGATCCGCTACGAAATTGAGAAGGGCTTGATTAACGGAACCCTCAAGGTCGCTGATTTGCCAACGATCTGGAACGAAAGAATGGAAGAGTATCTGGGCGTAGTACCTCCGACAGACACGCTGGGAGTCTTGCAGGACGTTCACTGGTCTGGTGGCAGCTTTGGTTACTTCCCTACCTACTCCCTTGGGAACGTGTATGCTGCTCAGTTTGCCCACGTCATGGAGCAGGAAATCAATGGTTACGAAGATTTAGTTGCAAAAGGCGAATTCGGTCCGATCCGTCAGTGGCTGAAAGAAAAAATTCACCAATACGGAAAAATGAAGAGCCCACAAGAGCTGGTTCATGCTATCACTGGCGAAGGCACAAATGCAACGTACTTGATGAATTACCTGGAGAAGAAATACTCCGCGATTTATAAGCCGTAA
- a CDS encoding peptide chain release factor 3, whose protein sequence is MSQTNPQWENEIAKRRTFAIISHPDAGKTTMTEKLLYYGGAIREAGMVKGRKNSKHATSDWMEIEKKRGISVTSSAMDFEYKGHHINILDTPGHQDFSEDTYRTLTAADAAVMIIDVAKGVEAQTIKLFKVCRMRGIPIFTFVNKLDRHGKDPFELLEEIERVLGIRSYPMNWPIGMGSYFSGVYDRVKSRVELYQNGSQHEQISFFPVEGTEDPLIGESVGQELWQQLQDEVSLLDVAGDDYNEELIAKGELTPVFFGSAINNFGVQTFLDNFLQMAPPPSPKKSNAGMIDPYSNAFSGFIFKIQANMNPAHRDRIAFLRICSGKFERGMSVKHVRLGKDIKLAQPVQFMAQDREIVDESFAGDVIGLFDPGIFQIGDTLCVGQSFEYEEMPHFSPEFFSKVMVKDAMKHKQFQKGIMQLTEEGTVQLFRTHPMEELILGVVGVLQFEVLEYRLKAEYGVDIMLTRMPYQIARWLEGDKAAIDSLRNKTVTDRYGRPVMLFESEYQLRVAMDKYSTIKFHESSLGLKSVLS, encoded by the coding sequence ATGAGTCAAACCAATCCCCAATGGGAGAATGAAATAGCGAAACGACGCACTTTTGCCATCATCTCCCACCCGGACGCGGGTAAGACAACGATGACGGAAAAACTGCTGTATTACGGCGGAGCGATCCGTGAGGCTGGAATGGTCAAAGGACGGAAAAATTCCAAGCATGCTACGTCCGACTGGATGGAGATCGAGAAAAAGCGTGGAATTTCCGTTACCTCCTCAGCAATGGACTTTGAATACAAAGGACATCATATCAACATTCTAGATACACCTGGTCACCAAGACTTCAGCGAAGACACGTATCGGACACTAACCGCTGCAGACGCCGCCGTCATGATTATCGACGTGGCCAAAGGGGTGGAGGCGCAGACGATCAAGCTGTTTAAAGTTTGTCGCATGCGTGGAATTCCGATCTTTACATTCGTAAACAAGCTGGATCGTCACGGGAAAGATCCATTCGAGCTGTTGGAAGAAATCGAGCGCGTACTGGGTATTCGTTCGTATCCAATGAACTGGCCGATCGGGATGGGCAGCTATTTCAGCGGCGTGTACGATCGGGTAAAATCGCGTGTGGAGCTGTATCAAAACGGCTCACAGCACGAGCAGATTTCCTTCTTTCCTGTAGAAGGCACGGAAGATCCACTGATCGGGGAGAGTGTCGGTCAAGAACTGTGGCAGCAGCTACAGGATGAAGTCTCGTTGCTGGATGTGGCAGGGGACGATTACAACGAAGAGCTGATCGCAAAAGGGGAGCTCACCCCGGTCTTTTTCGGTAGTGCGATTAACAATTTCGGGGTACAGACCTTCCTGGACAACTTCCTGCAGATGGCTCCTCCGCCGTCTCCAAAGAAAAGTAATGCAGGAATGATCGATCCCTATTCCAATGCGTTCTCCGGCTTTATTTTCAAAATCCAGGCCAACATGAATCCTGCACACCGCGACCGCATCGCTTTCCTACGTATTTGCTCTGGAAAATTCGAACGGGGCATGTCTGTGAAGCACGTTCGTCTGGGAAAAGATATCAAGCTGGCTCAGCCTGTGCAGTTTATGGCGCAGGACCGCGAGATCGTCGATGAGTCTTTCGCAGGCGATGTCATCGGATTGTTTGACCCAGGCATTTTCCAGATCGGCGATACGCTCTGTGTCGGGCAGTCTTTTGAGTACGAAGAAATGCCGCACTTCTCGCCGGAGTTCTTCTCCAAGGTGATGGTGAAAGACGCGATGAAACACAAACAGTTCCAAAAAGGGATCATGCAGTTGACGGAAGAGGGAACGGTACAGCTTTTCCGCACTCATCCGATGGAAGAGCTGATCCTGGGTGTGGTCGGTGTACTCCAGTTTGAAGTATTGGAATACCGACTGAAGGCAGAGTATGGTGTCGACATCATGCTGACACGCATGCCTTATCAAATCGCTCGCTGGCTGGAAGGCGATAAAGCTGCGATTGATTCTCTCAGAAACAAGACAGTAACGGATCGCTACGGCCGTCCTGTCATGCTGTTCGAGAGCGAATACCAGCTCCGGGTAGCGATGGATAAATACTCAACAATCAAGTTCCACGAAAGCTCATTGGGCTTAAAATCGGTACTCTCGTAA
- a CDS encoding sulfurtransferase, translated as MQALVSPQWLHDHLHDDQVVIIDCRFNLSIAEAGADVYKQDHIPGALYFHLNRDLSGPKGEHGGRHPLPDPETFAALLSAAGIDENTTVIAYDDQEMAMAGRLWWLLRYLGHDKTAVLNGGYAGWKQAGYEVTADVRTPQPRTFTPRVRSKMLVDIQAVQERSPETALLDSRAGERYRGEVEPLDPKAGHIPGAHHFFYKDNLGSDLTMLPVEQLQERIAPFAEQDIIVYCGSGVTACTNLLALHAAGRTDVKLYAGSWSDWSSYDLPVAVGPTPADEIKK; from the coding sequence ATGCAAGCACTCGTCTCGCCACAATGGCTGCACGACCATCTTCACGACGACCAAGTCGTGATCATAGACTGCCGTTTCAACCTGAGCATCGCAGAAGCAGGTGCTGATGTTTACAAGCAGGACCATATTCCTGGCGCTCTCTACTTCCATCTGAACCGCGACCTTTCCGGACCGAAAGGAGAGCACGGTGGACGCCATCCCCTCCCCGATCCCGAGACGTTTGCTGCCCTCTTATCTGCGGCTGGCATCGATGAAAATACAACCGTCATCGCTTATGACGATCAGGAAATGGCGATGGCTGGACGACTCTGGTGGCTCTTGCGCTATCTTGGTCACGATAAAACAGCCGTCCTGAACGGTGGATATGCTGGATGGAAACAGGCTGGCTATGAGGTGACTGCAGATGTGCGTACTCCACAGCCTCGCACGTTTACTCCACGGGTACGTTCGAAAATGCTCGTAGATATCCAAGCCGTGCAGGAAAGAAGCCCTGAAACAGCCTTGCTGGATTCCCGTGCAGGTGAGCGATACCGCGGAGAGGTGGAACCACTTGATCCGAAAGCAGGTCACATTCCAGGCGCGCATCACTTCTTTTACAAAGACAATCTCGGTTCTGACTTGACCATGCTCCCGGTCGAACAACTGCAGGAGCGTATCGCTCCATTTGCAGAGCAAGACATCATCGTCTACTGCGGTTCCGGTGTGACAGCATGCACGAATCTGCTCGCCCTGCACGCAGCGGGTCGGACGGATGTGAAGCTGTACGCAGGCAGCTGGAGCGATTGGAGCTCCTACGATCTTCCTGTCGCTGTCGGCCCTACTCCAGCTGACGAAATCAAGAAGTGA
- a CDS encoding DUF817 domain-containing protein — MIRAIRLLLHFAYQEAMSCLFPVFIFASLALSKFVIIPGLGRYDLLLLLCLFFQVVMVKSGLESKDELKVITVFHLIGLALEMFKVHMGSWGYPEAAYSKVFGVPLYSGFMYASVASYLCQAWRRLDVTLTAWPKQWLAVLLGGAIYLNFFTHHYLVDIRWFLMIAIFPVFWRTRVHFRVAEERLWMPLPLAYFLIGFFIWIAENIATFFGAWYYPNQRDGWEIVHLSKISSWFLLVIVSFIIVAQLKHVKSMRSSFSGNQKDL; from the coding sequence GTGATACGAGCAATCCGCCTCCTGCTCCACTTTGCCTATCAGGAGGCCATGTCCTGTCTTTTTCCGGTGTTTATTTTCGCTTCCCTCGCTCTATCCAAGTTCGTGATCATTCCCGGATTAGGCAGATACGATTTGCTACTTCTGCTGTGCCTGTTCTTTCAGGTGGTCATGGTGAAAAGCGGACTGGAGTCAAAGGATGAGCTGAAAGTCATCACTGTTTTTCACCTGATCGGGCTAGCGCTGGAAATGTTCAAGGTGCACATGGGATCATGGGGCTATCCCGAAGCTGCCTACAGCAAAGTATTTGGTGTTCCCCTATACAGCGGGTTCATGTACGCGAGTGTGGCCAGCTACTTATGTCAAGCTTGGCGTCGCTTGGATGTCACGCTGACGGCCTGGCCAAAGCAGTGGCTCGCTGTACTCTTAGGCGGAGCGATTTATCTCAATTTCTTTACCCATCACTATCTGGTAGATATACGCTGGTTCCTGATGATCGCGATCTTTCCCGTCTTTTGGCGTACACGCGTTCATTTCCGTGTAGCCGAGGAACGACTGTGGATGCCTCTGCCTCTCGCCTATTTTCTGATTGGTTTTTTTATCTGGATCGCCGAAAACATCGCTACTTTTTTTGGTGCGTGGTACTACCCCAATCAGCGCGATGGCTGGGAAATCGTCCACCTCAGCAAAATCAGCTCGTGGTTTTTGCTGGTCATCGTCAGCTTCATTATCGTGGCTCAGCTCAAACATGTAAAAAGCATGCGGAGCAGTTTCAGCGGCAACCAAAAGGATTTGTAG
- a CDS encoding DUF502 domain-containing protein — MKRFIRYFLEGLLYVIPLAVTVYILYTIFVTVDSWLGLGIPGVGFVLTILGITIIGFLTSNVLTRGLLSLVSKVFEKVPFIKLIYTSIKDLIGAFVGEKKSFDKPVLVTLSKDGSAKAIGFITKESLEVYGLSDHVAVYFPQSYNFAGNLLLFPCEQVQPLDVESSEAMAFLISGGVSGK; from the coding sequence ATGAAACGATTTATACGCTATTTCCTGGAGGGCCTGCTGTACGTCATCCCACTTGCAGTCACGGTCTATATTCTGTACACCATCTTCGTCACGGTGGACAGCTGGTTGGGGTTGGGGATACCGGGAGTTGGATTCGTCTTGACCATCCTCGGGATTACGATTATTGGCTTTCTCACTTCCAATGTGTTGACGCGTGGACTACTTTCTCTTGTGTCCAAAGTATTTGAAAAAGTACCTTTCATTAAACTGATTTATACATCCATCAAGGATCTGATCGGTGCCTTCGTCGGTGAGAAGAAAAGCTTTGATAAGCCGGTACTAGTCACACTGTCCAAGGACGGGAGTGCCAAGGCAATTGGCTTTATTACCAAAGAAAGTCTGGAAGTGTACGGATTGTCCGATCACGTAGCCGTCTATTTTCCACAGTCGTACAATTTTGCTGGTAATCTTCTGTTGTTTCCGTGTGAGCAGGTTCAACCCTTGGACGTAGAGAGCTCGGAAGCAATGGCATTTCTCATATCAGGAGGGGTATCAGGGAAATGA
- a CDS encoding SET domain-containing protein gives MLTVKTSSLSNGDLNRGVFATRDIRKGELIHEAPVLPYPNAEHEHIEKTMIADYAFEYGANHTAFLLGYGMLFNHSYEPNAIYEINFDNHTFDFYAFTDIKEGDEVLINYNGEVDNKDPLWFYEEE, from the coding sequence ATGCTAACCGTTAAAACTTCTAGCCTTAGTAATGGCGACCTCAATCGGGGAGTATTCGCTACAAGAGATATTCGTAAAGGTGAACTGATCCATGAAGCACCCGTTCTCCCTTACCCAAATGCAGAACATGAGCATATCGAGAAAACGATGATCGCGGATTATGCTTTTGAATATGGCGCGAACCACACAGCGTTCCTCTTGGGATATGGCATGCTGTTTAACCACTCTTACGAACCAAATGCCATCTACGAAATTAATTTCGATAACCACACCTTCGACTTTTATGCGTTTACGGATATCAAAGAAGGTGACGAAGTCCTGATTAATTACAATGGGGAAGTGGACAACAAAGATCCACTTTGGTTTTACGAAGAAGAATAA
- a CDS encoding LysE family translocator, translating into MGNFYLFVVMSILLIILPGPDTGLATQNTIAYGRGGGFKTVFGITTGLIVHTLAAVFGLSAIIVKSAVLFSIFKYVGAFYLVYLGVTSLWSLRKNKEATHDDIQTKYKNKSPFRQGFLTNLLNPKVAVFFLTFLPQFLTAGTKPFVQFLGMGLTYTVLTVLWFILYVSFIDYIRSWMKKPSTQRAIQGISGFVLLGFGIKLAFEKAPS; encoded by the coding sequence ATGGGAAACTTTTATCTATTTGTCGTCATGTCCATCTTGCTGATCATTCTTCCGGGCCCGGATACGGGGTTAGCTACGCAAAACACCATTGCGTACGGAAGAGGGGGTGGATTCAAAACGGTTTTTGGGATTACGACTGGATTGATCGTGCATACGCTAGCAGCTGTTTTTGGTCTATCTGCCATCATCGTAAAATCTGCGGTACTGTTTTCGATCTTTAAATATGTGGGTGCCTTCTATCTGGTCTACTTAGGTGTCACATCTCTATGGTCATTGCGGAAAAACAAAGAGGCGACACATGACGACATTCAAACCAAATACAAGAACAAATCGCCATTTCGCCAAGGATTTTTAACGAACCTTTTGAATCCGAAGGTAGCTGTTTTCTTCCTGACGTTTTTACCGCAATTTTTAACGGCAGGTACTAAACCATTTGTGCAATTTCTCGGCATGGGTCTGACGTATACGGTTTTAACTGTACTCTGGTTTATCCTGTATGTGTCGTTCATCGATTATATTCGTTCGTGGATGAAGAAGCCTTCTACACAACGAGCTATTCAAGGAATTTCAGGGTTTGTTCTCTTGGGCTTTGGAATTAAGCTTGCCTTCGAAAAAGCCCCTAGTTAA